A window of Sphingobacterium sp. SRCM116780 contains these coding sequences:
- a CDS encoding NAD(P)/FAD-dependent oxidoreductase: MKENKGTVVVIGAGIAGLASAYYLVRDGWQVKVLEKDTLDNNCSYGNAGMIVPSHFTPLAAPGIVAQGVKWMLNSKSPFYVRPSLNPRLINWGLKFLKHANKEHVDQHATSIRDLNQYSSRLYDRLANEDGFDFELDQNGILMMYKSKEVQHEEIELAKRAQDLELDIAVLDRDEAQALEPDLKLDILGAVLYKCDGKLYPPKLMKQLIAYLKANQVEFYENTEVLKFTFADRKIETAITNQGSFPGDAFVITGGAYLPSLTAKLNISTPLMPGKGYSFMYQPEQEQQLNYAALLLEARVAVTPMNGMIRFSGTMELGPANDKIYRNRVKGIVESIPKYYPELHVDYPEDKIWYGYRPCSPDGLPYLGRLKKFSNTVIAGGGGMMGLSLGPAFGKIVSDILADRLLESDISGFNPDRFDS, encoded by the coding sequence GTGAAAGAAAATAAAGGAACAGTCGTAGTCATTGGTGCTGGAATTGCAGGCCTAGCTTCAGCTTATTATTTAGTGCGCGATGGATGGCAGGTAAAGGTATTGGAAAAGGACACATTGGATAATAATTGCTCCTATGGGAATGCAGGGATGATCGTGCCCAGTCATTTCACTCCATTGGCAGCACCTGGAATTGTTGCACAAGGAGTAAAATGGATGTTAAATAGCAAAAGTCCTTTTTATGTGCGCCCATCATTAAATCCTCGTTTAATCAATTGGGGATTGAAATTTTTGAAACACGCGAATAAGGAGCATGTTGACCAGCACGCCACCAGTATTCGGGATCTGAATCAATACAGCAGTCGTTTATACGATCGTTTGGCCAATGAAGATGGTTTTGACTTCGAATTGGATCAAAATGGAATCTTGATGATGTACAAATCAAAAGAAGTCCAACATGAGGAAATTGAATTGGCAAAAAGAGCGCAAGATCTAGAGTTGGATATCGCTGTTTTGGATCGTGATGAAGCACAAGCGCTAGAACCAGATTTAAAATTAGATATTCTAGGTGCGGTCTTGTATAAATGTGATGGTAAATTGTATCCTCCAAAACTCATGAAACAACTGATTGCTTACTTGAAAGCCAATCAAGTTGAATTTTACGAAAATACAGAAGTTCTTAAATTTACGTTTGCTGACCGTAAAATCGAAACAGCTATAACAAATCAAGGGAGCTTCCCTGGAGATGCTTTTGTAATCACAGGAGGCGCTTATTTACCAAGTTTAACCGCTAAACTGAATATCAGTACCCCACTTATGCCAGGGAAAGGATATTCTTTTATGTATCAACCAGAACAAGAGCAACAGCTTAACTATGCTGCGCTATTGTTGGAAGCTAGAGTAGCGGTGACTCCAATGAATGGTATGATCCGTTTTAGCGGTACTATGGAACTAGGGCCTGCAAATGATAAAATTTACCGCAATCGCGTAAAAGGTATCGTCGAATCCATTCCTAAATATTATCCGGAACTTCATGTCGATTATCCAGAAGATAAAATCTGGTACGGCTATCGCCCTTGTTCACCTGATGGCTTACCGTACTTAGGGCGCCTGAAGAAATTTTCAAATACAGTGATTGCCGGGGGAGGTGGCATGATGGGATTGAGTTTAGGTCCAGCATTTGGAAAGATCGTATCGGATATATTGGCAGATCGGCTTTTGGAATCCGACATTTCTGGGTTTAATCCCGATCGATTTGACAGTTGA
- a CDS encoding M1 family metallopeptidase produces the protein MMNKQVLYALGSILLLTISIPHASAQLMKEKVEFTRADSLRGNLTPLRTCYDIQYYHLDVKVDIDNKYISGSNLFRFKATQDFNRLQFDLFANLKVNKVVYKGKELPFKREFNAVFVDFPSKIEKGKIDEFTVYYEGHPQVAARAPWDGGFDWKTDSKGKPWVATACQGMGASVWWPNKDHQYDEVDSMLISVAVPKEVMNVSNGRLVNVEKMKDGYNKYHWKVVNPINNYNVALNIGDYIHFKEDFKGEKGPLTMDYYILRENDQAEKKQHLIKNATETLTAFEHWFGPYPFYEDGYKLVETSHTGMEHQSAVAYGNHYQNGYRGRDASGTGWGQKWDFIVVHESGHEWFGNNITSADLADMWIHESFTNYSEALFIDYFYGKEANQAYVHGNRSGIQNDSPTQGPYHVNKEGSGDMYPKGGVMLNMIRTMIDNDEKWRAILRGLNKDFYHQQVDYQDIVQYIVNKSGIDLTKVFEQYVQHADIPTLEIRTDASGKVYGRWISEVANFQMPIHLGIKGNKKQLISLNKKFTEINIPGLTKENIDIDTFNYYIGVLVE, from the coding sequence ATGATGAACAAACAAGTTTTATATGCATTGGGCAGTATTTTGCTATTAACAATAAGCATTCCACACGCATCTGCCCAGCTGATGAAAGAAAAGGTTGAATTTACCCGAGCAGATTCTTTACGGGGAAATTTAACACCCTTAAGGACATGCTATGACATCCAATATTATCACCTGGACGTCAAAGTAGATATAGACAACAAATATATTTCAGGATCCAATCTGTTCCGTTTTAAGGCAACCCAAGATTTTAATCGACTGCAATTTGATCTTTTTGCCAATTTAAAAGTCAACAAGGTCGTATATAAAGGAAAGGAGCTCCCTTTCAAAAGAGAATTCAATGCCGTATTTGTCGATTTTCCATCCAAGATAGAGAAGGGGAAAATAGATGAGTTTACGGTTTATTATGAAGGTCATCCCCAAGTTGCAGCCCGAGCCCCTTGGGATGGTGGGTTTGATTGGAAAACAGATAGCAAAGGTAAGCCTTGGGTTGCCACAGCCTGTCAAGGCATGGGCGCTAGTGTTTGGTGGCCAAATAAAGACCATCAATACGATGAAGTGGATAGTATGTTGATTTCGGTCGCTGTTCCCAAAGAAGTCATGAATGTTTCTAACGGAAGGCTTGTAAACGTTGAGAAAATGAAAGATGGGTATAACAAGTACCATTGGAAAGTTGTCAACCCCATAAACAATTACAATGTTGCTTTAAATATCGGCGATTATATTCATTTTAAAGAAGACTTTAAGGGTGAGAAGGGACCTTTAACAATGGATTATTATATTCTGCGCGAAAATGATCAAGCAGAGAAAAAGCAACATTTGATAAAAAATGCCACAGAGACATTAACAGCCTTTGAACATTGGTTTGGTCCCTACCCGTTCTATGAAGATGGCTATAAACTGGTAGAAACATCCCACACCGGTATGGAGCATCAAAGTGCTGTTGCTTATGGCAATCACTATCAAAATGGCTATCGAGGAAGAGATGCATCCGGAACAGGCTGGGGACAAAAATGGGATTTTATTGTCGTACATGAATCTGGACATGAATGGTTTGGAAATAATATTACTTCTGCAGACCTGGCAGATATGTGGATCCATGAAAGCTTTACCAATTACTCAGAAGCCTTATTTATTGATTATTTTTATGGTAAAGAAGCCAATCAAGCTTATGTACATGGCAACAGAAGTGGTATTCAAAATGATAGCCCAACGCAAGGTCCTTATCATGTAAACAAAGAAGGTTCTGGAGATATGTATCCTAAGGGAGGTGTCATGCTCAACATGATACGAACCATGATTGATAATGACGAAAAATGGCGGGCCATTTTAAGGGGATTAAATAAAGATTTTTATCATCAGCAAGTTGATTACCAAGATATTGTTCAATATATTGTAAATAAGTCAGGTATCGATTTAACCAAAGTATTTGAACAATACGTACAACATGCTGACATTCCAACATTAGAAATTCGTACTGATGCAAGTGGAAAAGTATACGGAAGATGGATAAGTGAAGTTGCTAATTTTCAAATGCCTATTCATCTTGGCATTAAAGGAAATAAAAAACAACTCATCTCTTTAAATAAAAAATTCACGGAAATCAACATCCCTGGATTAACCAAAGAAAATATCGATATTGATACCTTCAATTATTATATAGGTGTATTAGTCGAATAA
- a CDS encoding DUF885 family protein, with protein MMIIFPKLKPKKVFFYSLLFILPFPMKAQNLELYSHTTPIEPYIVQYAKDVEAINYFYGPMPKDWGSESAAASPEQMDRLLELNKEYLDKLQAFPYKKLETNGQVDFILLKRKIKKNLATIEQSKQQFQKLVHYLPFAEKILAFEKLRRRGTSVDGEKMAKEFQAVGLVITSAERDLKKVDHIPSTDVTFLTNILSSLDLRLTSTFDFYHEYDPQFTWWAPEVYQDVKKKLQQYKEDLIAKSDWKVFNDGSDIGGIPIGKDELNRQLKQEMISYNADELLRLADQEFAWCEAELLKASNEMGFGNNWKAAQEKVKNSYVPIGKQPELIMKLYDDAQQFIAKHELMDIPSLADETWGMIMMSPERQLVNPFFTGGREISISYPTSGMSQQAKEMSMRGNNPYFSRGTVQHELIPGHHLQYFMNSRYKPYREEAFNTPFWTEGWTLYWELLLYSKGFAQTPEERIGMLFWRMHRCARITFSIRFHLGEWTPQQCIDYLVNRVGFESANAHGEVKRSFEGSYDPLYQLAYLVGGLQLMRIKEELVDKGKMSYKTFHDRVIKENYLPMEMLRAILLEENLPADYETKWKFYTFKK; from the coding sequence ATGATGATCATATTTCCTAAATTAAAACCTAAAAAAGTATTCTTCTACAGTTTGCTTTTTATTTTACCTTTTCCAATGAAAGCTCAAAATTTGGAATTATATAGCCATACGACTCCTATTGAACCCTATATTGTTCAATATGCAAAAGATGTCGAAGCGATCAATTATTTCTATGGACCAATGCCTAAAGATTGGGGGAGTGAATCTGCAGCGGCATCGCCAGAACAAATGGATCGCCTGTTGGAACTCAATAAAGAATACCTGGATAAATTGCAGGCATTTCCCTATAAAAAATTGGAAACCAATGGTCAAGTAGACTTTATTCTATTAAAAAGAAAAATAAAAAAGAACCTAGCGACAATAGAACAGAGTAAACAACAGTTCCAAAAGCTTGTACATTACCTGCCTTTTGCTGAAAAAATACTTGCTTTTGAAAAATTAAGACGTAGAGGAACCAGTGTAGATGGAGAAAAAATGGCTAAGGAATTTCAGGCAGTAGGATTAGTGATAACATCAGCAGAGCGGGATCTCAAAAAAGTCGATCATATCCCAAGCACTGATGTCACTTTTTTAACCAATATATTATCATCCTTAGACCTTCGTTTGACCAGCACGTTTGATTTTTATCATGAATACGATCCACAGTTTACCTGGTGGGCACCCGAGGTCTATCAAGATGTCAAGAAAAAATTACAACAGTATAAAGAAGATTTAATTGCTAAAAGTGATTGGAAGGTTTTTAACGACGGGAGTGATATTGGAGGAATTCCAATTGGCAAAGATGAGTTAAATCGACAATTGAAACAAGAGATGATCAGTTACAATGCGGATGAGCTATTGCGTTTGGCTGATCAAGAATTTGCTTGGTGTGAGGCTGAGTTACTGAAAGCCTCCAATGAAATGGGATTTGGTAATAACTGGAAAGCTGCACAAGAGAAAGTTAAAAATTCGTACGTCCCCATAGGCAAGCAACCAGAGCTCATCATGAAACTGTACGATGATGCCCAGCAATTTATAGCAAAACATGAATTAATGGATATCCCAAGCCTAGCAGATGAAACTTGGGGGATGATCATGATGTCCCCTGAAAGACAACTAGTCAATCCATTTTTTACGGGAGGAAGAGAAATTAGTATTTCCTATCCAACAAGTGGAATGAGCCAACAGGCTAAAGAAATGAGCATGCGTGGCAATAATCCTTATTTTTCAAGAGGTACGGTTCAGCATGAACTTATCCCAGGTCATCATTTGCAATATTTTATGAATAGCAGGTACAAGCCTTATCGTGAAGAAGCTTTTAATACACCATTTTGGACCGAAGGCTGGACTTTGTATTGGGAGCTGTTGCTTTATAGTAAAGGATTTGCACAGACCCCAGAAGAGCGGATAGGGATGTTGTTTTGGCGTATGCACCGTTGCGCACGCATTACGTTTAGCATTCGTTTTCATCTCGGAGAATGGACCCCGCAGCAATGTATTGATTATCTGGTAAACCGTGTTGGTTTTGAATCGGCCAATGCGCATGGAGAAGTCAAGCGCTCTTTTGAAGGCTCCTATGACCCATTATATCAATTGGCTTACCTCGTAGGCGGACTGCAACTAATGCGTATCAAAGAAGAGCTTGTAGATAAAGGGAAGATGTCGTATAAAACCTTTCATGATCGCGTGATAAAGGAGAATTATCTACCAATGGAGATGCTAAGAGCAATTCTATTGGAGGAAAATTTACCTGCAGATTATGAGACAAAATGGAAGTTTTACACCTTTAAAAAATAA
- a CDS encoding APC family permease, protein MRQNGSFTPLKNNVMSQENQSFQKSLGLLDATMLVVGSMIGSGIFIVSADIARHTGSAGWMLLVWAICGFMTLTAALSYGELSAMFPKAGGQYVYLREAYGPVVSFVFGWTFFAVIQTATIAAIGVAFAKFTAYLFPFLDEDVYLLTLGDFKISSAQVLAIAVIIILTFINSRGINSGKRVQTTITLVKIVSLLLLVLFGFIAFKYEVWNWNWKQASWWQMRHLNADGSYSSYTNFSAMGAFSAAMVGALFSSDSWHSSSAVAGEIKNPQRNIGLSLALGTILVTIIYLLTNLMYTGVLTLEQMVNAPKDRVAMSAAQEIFGPFGITIIAIMIMISTFGCNNGIILAGARVYYSMAKDGLFFKNAGKLNNKSVPSWALWIQCAAAAIWCLSGRYGDLLDMITCVVVIFYVLAIIGIIRLRVTRPELDRPYKAFGYPFLPIIYIIMGLSFILLMVLFKPNYTWPGIAIALLGVPIYYVINPKRKESNEIS, encoded by the coding sequence ATGAGACAAAATGGAAGTTTTACACCTTTAAAAAATAATGTCATGAGCCAAGAAAATCAATCTTTTCAAAAATCCTTGGGATTGTTGGATGCCACGATGTTGGTTGTTGGGAGTATGATCGGTTCAGGGATTTTTATTGTATCTGCTGATATTGCTCGTCATACGGGTTCTGCAGGCTGGATGTTGTTGGTTTGGGCTATTTGTGGTTTCATGACCCTGACAGCCGCTTTGAGTTATGGAGAACTGAGTGCCATGTTTCCTAAAGCGGGTGGGCAGTATGTGTATTTACGAGAAGCTTATGGTCCTGTGGTTAGTTTTGTTTTTGGCTGGACTTTTTTTGCCGTTATCCAAACAGCCACAATTGCTGCGATAGGGGTTGCCTTTGCTAAATTTACCGCCTATTTATTTCCTTTTTTGGATGAAGATGTTTACCTCCTGACTTTGGGAGATTTTAAAATCTCCTCCGCACAGGTATTGGCCATAGCAGTTATCATCATATTGACTTTTATCAATTCAAGAGGTATTAATAGTGGTAAACGTGTACAAACGACGATCACACTCGTAAAAATAGTGAGCCTACTGCTATTGGTATTATTTGGATTTATCGCGTTTAAATATGAAGTCTGGAACTGGAATTGGAAGCAAGCGTCCTGGTGGCAAATGCGGCATTTGAATGCAGATGGTTCCTATTCTTCGTACACAAATTTCTCTGCTATGGGAGCCTTCTCTGCAGCGATGGTAGGCGCGCTTTTCAGTAGCGACTCTTGGCATTCGTCTTCTGCTGTTGCTGGAGAAATTAAAAATCCACAACGAAATATAGGTTTGAGTTTAGCTTTAGGAACGATACTGGTCACGATTATTTATTTGCTGACAAATTTGATGTATACAGGTGTACTGACGTTAGAGCAAATGGTCAATGCACCAAAAGATCGGGTAGCGATGAGTGCTGCACAAGAAATATTTGGACCTTTTGGAATTACCATTATCGCCATCATGATCATGATCAGTACGTTTGGATGTAACAATGGGATTATACTTGCAGGAGCAAGAGTATATTATTCTATGGCTAAAGATGGTCTCTTTTTTAAAAATGCAGGGAAGTTAAATAACAAATCTGTTCCTTCTTGGGCATTATGGATTCAATGTGCTGCTGCTGCGATATGGTGCTTAAGTGGCAGATATGGTGACCTATTGGATATGATTACCTGTGTTGTTGTTATTTTTTATGTATTAGCCATTATTGGTATCATTCGTCTCAGAGTGACAAGACCAGAACTGGATAGACCTTATAAGGCTTTTGGTTATCCATTTTTACCTATTATCTATATCATCATGGGACTTTCTTTTATCTTGTTGATGGTTCTTTTTAAACCGAACTATACTTGGCCAGGTATTGCGATCGCCTTGCTTGGTGTGCCGATCTATTATGTGATCAATCCTAAACGAAAAGAAAGTAATGAAATATCTTAG
- a CDS encoding S9 family peptidase has product MKKYILHITLILILFFPFCTSAKRLWTAEGDHYYEFTSKGIEIVNPKNSERVVFLSRESLIPNGKQEALDIQDFSISTDQEKILLFTNSQRVWRENTRGDYWVFNKKNKQLHQLGSKFTAAQLMFAKFNPQGTHVAYVYKADHNIYIENLSDGMITPITNDGSDKMINGTFDWVYEEEFGCKDGFRWSPDGTTIAYWKLDARNIRHFLMINNTDSIYSYTIPIEYPKVGQDPSACTIWTYQIKSGETSKVSLPGDPFQHYIPRMEWCLDSKNIILQQLNRKQNESKIFTVNIQENLAKDIYTEKSDAWIDIKARWNNNDPAGWDWIQNGKAFIWISEKDGWRKIYQIDLNGKEKLISKEDFDIINFDLMDPKGETIYFTASPTNATQKYLYSIATKGGQAVRLTPKEYEGTCSYDISPNGKMAIFSFSNHKELKNNALVSLPLHQTLIDFDRKITKKATDGIAEFFKVKIAADVELDGWMVKPLDFNPAKKYPVVFMVYGEPASQTVLDNFYAGYNNLYVGSMAKDGYIYISVDNRGTPAPKGSQWRKSVYRKIGQLNISDQALAAKEILKWSFVDSSRVAVWGWSGGGSSTLNLLGQYPEIYKTGIAVAAVANQLLYDNVYQERYMGLPQENLADFENGSPLKYAKNIKGNLLYIHGTGDDNVHYQNAEVLINELVKHNVQFQLMSYPNRSHSIHEGEGTSEHLKTLFTNYLKTHCPPGAR; this is encoded by the coding sequence ATGAAAAAATACATCTTACACATTACCCTTATTTTAATTCTATTTTTTCCTTTCTGCACATCAGCCAAACGGTTATGGACAGCTGAGGGTGATCATTATTATGAATTTACCTCAAAAGGCATTGAAATAGTTAATCCTAAAAATTCAGAAAGAGTTGTATTCCTCTCTCGTGAATCCCTCATCCCCAATGGAAAACAGGAAGCATTAGATATTCAGGACTTCTCAATTTCAACTGATCAAGAAAAGATACTGCTTTTTACGAACAGCCAACGTGTATGGCGAGAAAACACGCGTGGTGACTATTGGGTTTTTAATAAAAAAAACAAACAACTTCATCAATTGGGATCCAAATTTACTGCAGCCCAATTGATGTTCGCTAAATTCAATCCTCAAGGGACACATGTTGCTTATGTTTATAAGGCAGATCATAATATTTACATCGAAAATCTATCCGATGGAATGATTACACCCATTACCAATGATGGAAGTGACAAGATGATCAATGGTACTTTTGATTGGGTATATGAAGAGGAATTTGGTTGTAAAGATGGATTCCGTTGGTCTCCAGATGGTACCACCATTGCTTATTGGAAATTGGATGCTCGAAACATCCGTCATTTTTTAATGATCAACAATACCGATAGTATCTATTCGTATACCATACCGATTGAGTATCCTAAGGTAGGACAAGATCCTAGTGCTTGTACTATCTGGACTTATCAAATTAAATCTGGGGAAACTTCCAAAGTTAGTCTTCCTGGAGACCCATTTCAACATTATATCCCCCGTATGGAATGGTGTTTAGATAGTAAAAACATCATTTTGCAACAACTCAATCGGAAACAAAATGAAAGCAAAATCTTCACGGTAAACATACAAGAAAACCTAGCCAAAGATATTTACACAGAAAAGAGCGATGCTTGGATCGATATTAAGGCCAGATGGAATAATAATGACCCTGCTGGCTGGGATTGGATCCAAAATGGAAAAGCTTTTATTTGGATTTCTGAAAAAGATGGATGGCGTAAAATCTATCAAATTGATCTCAATGGAAAAGAAAAATTAATCAGCAAAGAAGATTTTGACATCATCAATTTTGATTTAATGGATCCAAAAGGTGAAACCATTTATTTTACAGCTTCCCCTACAAATGCGACTCAAAAATATCTGTATAGTATAGCAACAAAAGGAGGACAAGCGGTTAGATTAACACCTAAAGAATATGAGGGAACCTGCTCCTATGATATTTCTCCAAATGGAAAGATGGCTATTTTTAGTTTTAGCAATCATAAAGAATTAAAAAATAACGCTTTAGTATCCTTACCATTACATCAAACATTAATTGATTTCGATCGTAAAATAACAAAAAAAGCAACGGATGGTATTGCCGAATTTTTTAAAGTAAAAATTGCAGCAGACGTGGAATTGGATGGGTGGATGGTTAAACCATTGGATTTTAATCCCGCTAAAAAGTATCCTGTAGTTTTTATGGTTTATGGCGAACCAGCATCACAAACTGTATTGGACAATTTTTATGCAGGCTATAACAACTTATATGTGGGCAGTATGGCCAAAGATGGTTATATCTATATTTCAGTAGATAACCGAGGTACACCAGCTCCAAAAGGAAGCCAATGGAGAAAAAGCGTTTACCGTAAAATTGGTCAGCTCAACATCAGCGATCAAGCACTTGCTGCCAAAGAAATTCTAAAATGGTCATTTGTAGACAGCAGCCGTGTCGCCGTATGGGGATGGAGCGGTGGCGGTTCCAGCACCTTGAATTTACTGGGGCAATATCCAGAGATCTACAAAACGGGGATTGCAGTTGCTGCTGTAGCCAATCAATTGTTATATGACAATGTGTATCAGGAACGCTACATGGGCTTGCCTCAAGAAAATTTAGCGGATTTTGAAAATGGTTCTCCATTAAAATATGCGAAGAATATCAAAGGAAATTTGCTCTATATTCATGGTACTGGTGACGATAATGTACATTACCAAAATGCCGAAGTATTGATCAATGAACTGGTCAAACACAATGTTCAATTTCAATTGATGTCCTATCCAAATCGTAGTCACTCGATTCATGAAGGAGAAGGAACTTCGGAACATCTAAAAACCTTATTTACCAATTACTTAAAAACTCATTGCCCTCCTGGCGCAAGATAA
- a CDS encoding S9 family peptidase, whose amino-acid sequence MKYLSTVLLLLGFHMIFAQGTSADYKRAKDLKSQLMNKVDNLPAQFYWNDKGDLFWYDKSTLNGKEYVLVAPSQKKKEILFDTKQVFSAMETQLGKKIENPSISNDRIKLIDEDYISLDMEGFQWTWNRKLNTLQQNGQSTKKERDGDYWGKRYQDNTYMEIESPDKRHVAFIKNSNVYIAPKGNLNQAKQVTFDGNPQEYYSNYIQWSSDSKKLAALKIQKVDIRQLTLIESSPKDQLQPKIQTRDYVKPGDALPQKLPIIYNLEQDRLYTCDQALIDNQFDLSGLSWHSDSHAITFEYNKRGHQTYAVLEMNANTGASRYLIEERSPTFIDYSGKKYRKDIQDGNEIIWTSERDGWNHLYLYDGKHGSVKNQITKGEWVVRKVIFVDETNRKIIFEGSGRHAEEDPYLIHYYTVDFDGRNMTELTKENANHQATFSPDYSQFVDVYSRVDQAPIAVLRDRKGTILMELEKTNTQALTSIGWKAPEVFTAKGRDGHTDIWGIIIRPTNFDPTKSYPVIEYIYAGPHSSFVPKSFYSNPSGMYELAELGFIVVQIDGMGTSNRSKAFQDVCWKNLKDAGFPDRILWMQAAAKKYSYLDISRVGIYGTSAGGQSSTAALLFHPEFYKVGVSSCGCHDNRMDKIWWNEQWMGWPVGPEYAACSNIENAAKLEGNLLLIVGELDDNVDPSSTFQLVNALIKANKNHDFIMVPGMGHSSGGNFGERKRRDYFVKHLLGVDPPAWN is encoded by the coding sequence ATGAAATATCTTAGTACTGTACTCTTATTGTTGGGCTTCCATATGATTTTTGCCCAAGGGACTTCAGCTGATTATAAAAGAGCGAAGGATCTGAAAAGTCAGCTTATGAATAAGGTAGATAATCTACCGGCTCAGTTTTATTGGAATGATAAAGGTGATTTATTTTGGTATGATAAATCAACCTTAAATGGTAAGGAATATGTATTGGTTGCTCCAAGTCAAAAGAAAAAAGAGATTTTGTTTGATACCAAACAGGTGTTTTCAGCAATGGAAACGCAATTGGGAAAGAAAATAGAAAACCCCTCCATCAGTAATGATCGGATTAAACTGATTGATGAAGATTATATTTCATTGGATATGGAAGGTTTTCAATGGACATGGAATCGGAAATTGAATACATTGCAACAAAATGGACAGAGTACTAAAAAAGAGCGAGATGGTGATTATTGGGGCAAAAGATACCAGGATAATACCTATATGGAGATTGAATCCCCTGATAAACGACATGTCGCTTTTATTAAAAACAGCAATGTTTATATAGCACCGAAAGGAAATTTAAATCAGGCAAAACAAGTTACTTTTGATGGGAATCCCCAAGAATATTACAGCAACTACATCCAATGGTCTTCGGATAGTAAAAAATTGGCAGCGTTGAAAATTCAAAAGGTAGATATAAGACAGCTGACCTTGATTGAGTCTTCACCTAAAGATCAACTACAACCCAAAATTCAAACCCGAGATTATGTGAAACCAGGAGATGCGTTGCCTCAAAAATTACCGATTATTTACAATTTAGAACAAGATAGACTTTATACCTGTGATCAAGCGTTAATTGATAATCAGTTTGATTTGAGTGGCTTATCTTGGCACAGTGATAGCCATGCGATCACATTTGAATATAATAAAAGAGGTCATCAAACTTATGCAGTTCTAGAAATGAATGCCAATACAGGAGCCTCCAGGTATTTAATTGAAGAGAGAAGCCCTACTTTCATTGATTATAGTGGCAAAAAATATCGGAAAGATATTCAGGATGGAAATGAAATTATCTGGACTTCAGAACGAGACGGTTGGAATCATCTGTATCTATATGATGGTAAGCATGGTTCGGTTAAAAATCAAATTACAAAAGGGGAGTGGGTGGTTAGAAAAGTAATTTTTGTGGATGAAACAAATCGGAAAATTATATTTGAAGGAAGTGGACGTCATGCAGAGGAAGATCCTTATTTGATTCATTATTATACAGTTGATTTTGATGGACGAAACATGACGGAATTGACAAAAGAAAATGCCAACCATCAAGCGACTTTTAGTCCTGACTATTCGCAATTTGTGGATGTATATTCCCGAGTGGATCAAGCGCCTATTGCTGTATTACGGGATCGAAAAGGTACTATATTAATGGAATTGGAAAAAACCAATACACAAGCACTTACATCCATCGGTTGGAAAGCTCCTGAAGTGTTTACAGCAAAAGGTCGCGATGGACATACAGATATTTGGGGTATTATCATTCGACCGACAAACTTTGATCCTACAAAATCTTATCCTGTGATTGAGTATATCTATGCGGGCCCACACAGCTCTTTTGTGCCTAAATCTTTTTATAGCAATCCAAGTGGGATGTATGAGCTGGCTGAACTAGGTTTTATCGTAGTGCAAATTGATGGGATGGGAACTTCAAATCGCTCCAAGGCATTCCAAGATGTTTGCTGGAAAAATTTGAAAGATGCAGGGTTTCCAGATCGGATACTATGGATGCAGGCTGCCGCTAAAAAATACAGCTATTTGGATATTAGTCGAGTGGGGATTTATGGAACCTCAGCAGGAGGACAAAGTTCTACCGCTGCTTTATTATTTCATCCTGAATTTTATAAAGTTGGGGTTTCTTCCTGTGGTTGCCATGATAATCGAATGGATAAAATATGGTGGAATGAACAATGGATGGGATGGCCCGTAGGTCCTGAATATGCTGCTTGTTCCAATATCGAAAATGCAGCAAAACTGGAAGGAAATCTATTGCTAATTGTTGGTGAATTGGATGATAATGTAGATCCATCGTCGACTTTTCAACTGGTAAATGCCTTAATTAAAGCCAATAAAAATCACGATTTTATTATGGTTCCTGGTATGGGACATTCTTCTGGTGGAAATTTTGGAGAAAGAAAACGTCGCGATTATTTTGTCAAGCATTTATTGGGTGTAGATCCACCTGCTTGGAATTAA